A genomic window from Streptomyces brevispora includes:
- a CDS encoding amidohydrolase family protein produces MTVRPRIVDAHHHVWELAVRDQEWITGEELAPLRRDFTLDDLEPETRANGVSATVLVQTVTVPEETPELLALADGSDLVAGVVGWSDLTAPDIAGTLAALRELPGGDRLVSLRHQVQGEPDPEWLLRADVLRGLAAVADAGLAYDLVVQPHQLPAAARAAALLPGLTFVLDHAGKPPVATGQLHPWADDLRALAALPNTVCKLSGLVTEADVHTWTVDGLRPYADTVIDAFGPSRLMFGSDWPVCRLAATYTEVVEAARTLVDGLGHDERNAVLATTAERVYGLR; encoded by the coding sequence ATGACCGTCCGCCCACGGATCGTCGACGCCCACCACCACGTCTGGGAGCTCGCGGTACGCGACCAGGAATGGATCACCGGCGAGGAACTCGCTCCCCTGCGCCGCGACTTCACCCTCGACGACCTGGAGCCGGAGACCCGTGCCAACGGCGTGAGCGCCACCGTGCTCGTGCAGACCGTCACCGTCCCGGAGGAGACCCCCGAGCTCCTCGCACTCGCCGACGGCAGCGATCTGGTCGCCGGCGTCGTGGGCTGGAGCGATCTCACCGCACCGGACATCGCCGGCACCCTGGCCGCCCTTCGGGAGCTCCCCGGCGGCGACCGGCTCGTCTCACTGCGCCACCAGGTCCAGGGCGAACCCGACCCCGAATGGCTGCTGCGCGCCGACGTCCTGCGCGGACTGGCGGCGGTGGCCGACGCCGGGCTCGCCTACGACCTGGTGGTCCAGCCGCACCAGCTGCCCGCCGCCGCCAGGGCCGCCGCGCTCCTGCCCGGACTCACCTTCGTGCTCGACCACGCGGGCAAACCGCCGGTCGCCACCGGGCAACTGCACCCCTGGGCCGACGATCTACGGGCACTCGCCGCCCTCCCCAACACCGTGTGCAAACTCTCCGGCCTGGTCACCGAGGCCGATGTGCACACCTGGACCGTGGACGGCCTGCGCCCGTACGCCGACACCGTCATCGACGCCTTCGGGCCGTCCCGGCTGATGTTCGGCTCGGACTGGCCGGTGTGCCGGCTCGCGGCCACGTACACCGAGGTCGTCGAGGCCGCCCGCACCCTCGTGGACGGCCTCGGACACGACGAGCGCAACGCCGTCCTCGCCACCACCGCCGAGCGCGTGTACGGCCTCCGGTAG
- a CDS encoding sensor histidine kinase — MTGAGYAVIVLLALLLFGAGLLLGRRTVRPVRPSDVGTPVEHATFETLHTASLAAPPLRAGLTEDSARKSAGRLRSLLGTDALCLTDRERVLVWDGAGDHHDRHVMEEVRDLLASGRDTAFRSDCDDLDCPLRWAVAVPLTVDHRVLGALIAYAPRESAVLARAAGEVARWVCVQLELTELDRSRTQLIEAEIRALRAQISPHFIFNSLAAIASFVRTDPEQARELLLEFADFTRYSFRSHGDFTTLADELHSIDQYLALVRARFGERLAVTLQVAPEVLPVALPFLCLQPLVENAVKHGLEGAVTSSRITISALDAGSEAEVVIEDDGIGMDPERLRHILRGEGGKSTGVGLLNVDERLRQVYGDDYGLVIETGIGAGMRITVRLPKYRAGVHGT; from the coding sequence GTGACCGGGGCCGGATACGCGGTCATCGTGCTCCTCGCCCTGCTGCTGTTCGGCGCGGGCCTGCTGCTGGGCCGGCGCACCGTCCGCCCCGTCCGTCCCAGCGACGTCGGCACCCCCGTGGAGCACGCCACCTTCGAGACCCTGCACACCGCCTCCCTGGCCGCGCCGCCGCTGCGCGCCGGGCTCACCGAGGACAGCGCCCGCAAGTCCGCCGGCCGGCTGCGCTCACTGCTCGGCACCGACGCCCTGTGCCTCACCGACCGCGAGCGAGTCCTGGTCTGGGACGGCGCGGGCGACCACCACGACCGGCACGTCATGGAGGAGGTGCGTGACCTGCTCGCCAGCGGCCGTGACACCGCCTTCCGCAGTGACTGCGACGATCTGGACTGCCCGCTGCGATGGGCCGTCGCCGTGCCGCTCACCGTCGACCACCGGGTCCTCGGAGCCCTGATCGCCTATGCCCCGCGGGAGTCCGCGGTCCTGGCGAGGGCCGCCGGCGAGGTCGCCCGCTGGGTCTGCGTACAACTGGAACTCACCGAGCTCGACCGCTCGCGCACCCAGCTCATCGAGGCCGAGATCAGGGCCCTGCGCGCGCAGATCTCCCCGCACTTCATCTTCAACTCGCTGGCCGCCATCGCCTCGTTCGTCCGCACCGACCCCGAGCAGGCCCGTGAACTCCTGCTGGAATTCGCCGACTTCACCCGGTATTCGTTTCGCAGCCACGGCGACTTCACCACCCTCGCCGACGAGTTGCACTCCATCGACCAGTACCTGGCCCTGGTCCGGGCCCGCTTCGGCGAACGGCTCGCGGTCACCCTCCAGGTCGCCCCCGAGGTGCTGCCCGTCGCCCTGCCGTTCCTCTGCCTCCAGCCCCTCGTCGAGAACGCCGTCAAACACGGGCTCGAAGGAGCGGTCACCTCCAGCCGCATCACCATCAGCGCCCTGGACGCCGGCTCCGAGGCCGAGGTCGTCATCGAGGACGACGGCATCGGCATGGACCCGGAACGGCTGCGCCACATCCTGCGCGGCGAGGGCGGGAAGTCCACCGGCGTCGGCCTGCTCAACGTGGACGAGCGGCTGCGCCAGGTGTACGGGGACGACTACGGGCTCGTCATCGAGACGGGCATCGGCGCCGGGATGCGGATCACGGTACGGCTGCCGAAATACCGCGCCGGAGTGCACGGCACCTGA
- a CDS encoding LytR/AlgR family response regulator transcription factor — translation MLRVLAVDDEEPALEELLYLLRADPRIRSAEGATGATEALRRIGGAVDAGPEDAAAIDVVFLDIHMAGLTGLDVAQLLAGFAAPPLIVFVTAHEGFAVHAFDLKAVDYVLKPVRRERLAEAVRRVAEQVGDRSAPGHDTAQDQIPVELGGVIRFVPIDDIAYAEAQGDYARLHTATGSHLVRVPLTTLEERWRTRGFVRIHRRHLVALGRIDELRLDAGSMSVRIGTAELAVSRRHTRALRDLLMRQGAR, via the coding sequence ATGCTGCGCGTACTCGCCGTCGACGACGAAGAACCCGCCCTCGAGGAGCTCCTGTACCTCCTGCGCGCCGATCCCCGCATCCGCAGTGCCGAAGGAGCCACCGGGGCCACCGAGGCGCTGCGCCGCATCGGCGGCGCCGTCGATGCGGGGCCCGAGGACGCCGCCGCCATCGACGTCGTCTTCCTCGACATCCACATGGCGGGGCTCACCGGACTCGACGTCGCCCAGCTGCTGGCCGGGTTCGCCGCGCCCCCGCTCATCGTCTTCGTCACCGCCCACGAGGGTTTCGCGGTGCACGCCTTCGACCTCAAGGCCGTCGACTACGTCCTCAAGCCCGTACGCCGCGAACGCCTCGCCGAAGCGGTACGCCGCGTCGCCGAACAGGTCGGCGACCGCTCCGCACCCGGCCACGACACCGCGCAGGACCAGATCCCGGTCGAACTGGGCGGAGTCATCCGCTTCGTCCCGATCGACGACATCGCGTACGCCGAGGCCCAGGGCGACTACGCGCGGCTGCACACCGCCACCGGCAGCCACCTGGTCCGCGTCCCCCTGACCACCCTGGAGGAACGCTGGCGCACCCGCGGTTTCGTACGCATCCACCGCCGCCACCTCGTGGCGCTCGGCCGGATCGACGAACTGCGGCTCGACGCGGGCAGCATGAGCGTGCGCATCGGCACCGCGGAACTAGCCGTCAGCCGTCGCCACACCCGCGCACTGCGCGATCTGCTGATGCGGCAGGGCGCCCGCTGA
- a CDS encoding cation acetate symporter — protein sequence MSRTYAVAAVAAVVLATVLVGGFGLRISRTTSDFYVASRTVRPRLNAAAISGEYLSAASFLGIAGLVLVHGPDMLWYPVGYTAGYLVLLVFVAAPLRRSGAYTLPDFAEGRLESRQVRRLVSVLVVGAGWLYLVPQLQGAGLTLKILTGAPGWLGDVLVASVVVLAVAAGGMRSITFVQVFQYWLKLTALLVPAIFLVLAWQGDGRPRVTFDEQLSVFRADHPLYATYGLIVATFLGTMGLPHVVVRFYTSPNGRDARRTTVAVLALIGVFYLLPPVYGALGRLYAPELIRGGDADAAVLLLPGRVIDGLGGDLLGALIAGGAFAAFLSTASGLTMAVAGVITQDVLPSRGVRHFRLATVLAISVPLAGSLMVSRVPVADSVGMAFAVSASSFCPLLVLGIWWRRLTPPGAAAGLLLGGGSALLSVAITVSGAVRPPGWPHALLAWPAVWSVPVGFLAMILVSLASQSRIPAGTNAAMTRFHLPEALTSGRHR from the coding sequence GTGAGCCGCACGTACGCGGTGGCGGCCGTCGCCGCGGTCGTACTCGCCACCGTCCTCGTCGGCGGATTCGGGCTGCGCATATCCCGCACCACCTCCGACTTCTACGTCGCCTCCCGCACCGTACGGCCACGCCTCAACGCGGCCGCGATCAGCGGCGAGTACCTCTCCGCCGCCTCCTTCCTCGGCATCGCGGGACTGGTACTGGTGCACGGGCCCGACATGCTCTGGTACCCGGTGGGCTACACCGCCGGGTATCTGGTGCTGCTGGTCTTCGTCGCCGCGCCGCTGCGCCGCTCGGGGGCGTACACGCTGCCCGACTTCGCCGAGGGACGGCTCGAGTCCCGGCAGGTGCGCCGGCTCGTCAGCGTGCTCGTCGTCGGAGCGGGGTGGCTCTACCTCGTCCCCCAGCTCCAGGGCGCCGGACTCACCCTCAAGATCCTCACCGGGGCGCCCGGCTGGCTCGGCGATGTCCTCGTCGCCTCCGTGGTCGTACTCGCCGTCGCCGCGGGCGGGATGCGCTCCATCACCTTCGTCCAGGTCTTCCAGTACTGGCTGAAACTGACCGCGCTCCTCGTGCCCGCCATCTTCCTCGTACTGGCCTGGCAGGGTGACGGACGGCCCCGCGTCACCTTCGATGAGCAACTGTCCGTCTTCCGCGCCGACCACCCGCTCTACGCCACCTACGGGCTCATCGTCGCCACCTTCCTCGGCACCATGGGCCTGCCGCACGTCGTCGTCCGCTTCTACACCAGCCCCAACGGCCGCGACGCCCGCCGCACCACCGTCGCCGTCCTCGCCCTGATCGGCGTCTTCTACCTGCTGCCGCCCGTCTACGGCGCCCTCGGCAGGCTGTACGCCCCCGAGCTCATCCGGGGCGGCGACGCGGACGCGGCCGTACTGCTGCTGCCCGGCCGGGTCATCGACGGACTCGGCGGCGACCTGCTCGGCGCGCTCATCGCGGGCGGCGCCTTCGCCGCCTTCCTGTCCACCGCCTCCGGACTGACCATGGCCGTCGCCGGAGTGATCACCCAGGACGTCCTGCCCTCGCGCGGTGTACGGCACTTCCGGCTGGCCACCGTCCTCGCCATCTCCGTCCCGCTGGCCGGCTCCCTGATGGTCAGCCGGGTGCCCGTCGCCGACTCGGTGGGGATGGCGTTCGCCGTGTCCGCGTCCTCGTTCTGCCCGCTGCTCGTCCTCGGCATCTGGTGGCGCCGGCTCACCCCGCCCGGAGCCGCCGCCGGACTCCTCCTCGGCGGCGGCTCCGCACTGCTCTCCGTCGCGATCACCGTCAGTGGCGCGGTGCGCCCGCCCGGCTGGCCGCACGCCCTGCTCGCCTGGCCGGCCGTCTGGTCCGTGCCCGTCGGCTTCCTCGCCATGATCCTCGTCTCGCTCGCCAGCCAGAGCCGGATTCCGGCCGGCACGAACGCCGCCATGACCCGCTTCCACCTGCCCGAAGCGCTCACCTCAGGGAGGCACCGGTGA
- a CDS encoding sigma-70 family RNA polymerase sigma factor, producing MTTTTTDERALADLQRDHGPALFHFLLGLTFGDRQRAEDLLQETLVRAWQHPEAFDGAYESMRPWLFTVGRRLAIDARRSRLARPAEVGDAVLESTPCGEDTAESAVAALDVREAVRTLSPEHRAVLVQIYFRGLSVGETAQVLGIPAGTVKSRSYYALRLLSRNLPGYSSRSSSLSSGSSAAASATAT from the coding sequence ATGACCACGACGACGACCGATGAGCGGGCCCTCGCGGATCTGCAGCGTGACCACGGTCCGGCCCTGTTCCACTTCCTGCTCGGTCTGACCTTCGGCGACCGGCAGCGGGCCGAGGACCTGCTCCAGGAGACACTGGTGCGGGCCTGGCAGCACCCGGAGGCCTTCGACGGCGCGTACGAGTCGATGCGGCCGTGGCTGTTCACCGTGGGACGCCGGCTGGCGATCGACGCCCGCAGATCACGGCTGGCCCGGCCGGCCGAGGTGGGTGACGCCGTGCTGGAGAGCACCCCCTGCGGGGAGGACACCGCGGAGTCCGCCGTCGCCGCGCTCGATGTGCGCGAGGCGGTGCGCACCCTCAGCCCGGAGCACCGGGCGGTGCTGGTGCAGATCTATTTCCGCGGGCTGAGTGTGGGCGAGACGGCTCAGGTGCTCGGGATCCCGGCCGGCACCGTCAAGTCCCGTTCGTACTACGCGTTGCGCCTGCTCTCGCGCAACCTGCCCGGCTACTCCAGCAGGTCCTCCTCGCTGAGCAGCGGCAGCAGCGCCGCGGCCTCCGCCACCGCCACGTAG
- a CDS encoding wax ester/triacylglycerol synthase family O-acyltransferase has translation MGTELLAPLDLAFWHLESDAHPMHLGALAVFSPDEGRTPGPDALLELLGTRAAAIPRLRMRVRDVLLPVGGAAWSVDKDFDVHRHVMRVEPPGARVADEAAFMAAATGLAGELMEQPLRRGLPPWQMYVIGGAADGPFAVLVKLHHALADGMRAVAIGAGIFDEIASLAGRGRAGAPAVRARTVPPRSWMPGPRQVAGLALGRIEDLGRAFGVGASLVRAGRLDLRGATALSASSSGTRRLATADLDLDAVQRIRRAAGGTSNDVLLAVVAGALRRWMLERGEPLPGADPRALVPVSRRRPGGSAATGNRLSAYLLGLPVSEPDPWERLRAVRGAMDRNKSAGPLRGAGAVAVLADQLPSLAHRFGAPLAGSAARMLFDVLVTSVPLPRSALSLGGCPLRALYPMAPLARGQSLAVALTTYGGKVQVGLVADGKALPDLERLGRCAEDEVAELLALLPVP, from the coding sequence TTGGGTACTGAGCTACTGGCACCACTCGATCTGGCCTTCTGGCACCTCGAGTCCGATGCCCATCCCATGCACCTCGGCGCGCTGGCCGTCTTCTCCCCGGACGAGGGGCGGACTCCCGGCCCGGACGCCCTGCTGGAGCTGCTCGGCACCCGGGCCGCCGCGATCCCCCGGCTGCGCATGCGGGTACGGGACGTGCTGCTGCCGGTCGGCGGCGCGGCCTGGTCGGTGGACAAGGACTTCGACGTCCACCGCCACGTCATGCGGGTGGAGCCGCCCGGGGCGCGGGTGGCGGACGAGGCCGCGTTCATGGCGGCGGCCACCGGGCTCGCCGGTGAGCTGATGGAGCAGCCACTGCGAAGGGGGCTGCCGCCCTGGCAGATGTACGTCATCGGCGGCGCCGCCGACGGCCCCTTCGCCGTCCTGGTCAAGCTCCACCACGCGCTCGCCGACGGGATGCGCGCGGTCGCGATCGGGGCCGGGATCTTCGACGAGATCGCCTCCCTCGCGGGCCGCGGACGGGCCGGAGCGCCGGCCGTCCGGGCCCGGACGGTGCCGCCGCGCTCCTGGATGCCCGGCCCGCGTCAGGTCGCCGGACTCGCGCTCGGGCGGATCGAGGACCTCGGCCGGGCCTTCGGCGTCGGCGCCTCGCTGGTACGGGCCGGCCGCCTCGATCTGCGCGGCGCGACGGCGCTCAGTGCCAGCTCCAGCGGCACCCGCCGGCTGGCCACCGCCGATCTGGACCTCGACGCCGTACAGCGCATCCGCCGGGCCGCGGGCGGCACGTCCAACGACGTCCTGCTCGCGGTCGTCGCCGGGGCGCTGCGCCGCTGGATGCTGGAGCGCGGTGAGCCGCTGCCCGGCGCCGATCCGCGCGCACTGGTCCCCGTCTCCCGGCGCCGTCCCGGCGGCTCCGCCGCCACCGGGAACCGGCTGTCCGCCTATCTGCTCGGCCTCCCCGTCTCCGAACCCGACCCCTGGGAGCGGCTGCGGGCGGTACGCGGCGCCATGGACCGCAACAAGTCCGCCGGGCCGCTGCGCGGGGCCGGCGCGGTCGCCGTGCTCGCCGATCAACTGCCGTCACTGGCCCACCGCTTCGGCGCCCCACTCGCCGGGAGCGCGGCCAGGATGCTCTTCGACGTCCTGGTCACCAGCGTGCCGCTGCCGCGTTCGGCACTCTCGCTCGGCGGCTGCCCGCTGCGCGCGCTGTACCCGATGGCGCCGCTGGCCCGCGGCCAGTCGCTGGCCGTGGCGCTCACGACGTACGGCGGCAAGGTACAGGTCGGGCTGGTGGCCGACGGCAAGGCGCTGCCGGATCTGGAGCGGCTGGGGCGCTGCGCCGAGGACGAGGTGGCGGAGCTGCTCGCGCTGCTGCCCGTCCCCTGA
- a CDS encoding SpoIIE family protein phosphatase, whose translation MDDRVAGALSLPDDWPAHPDLSLALNRMGSFDWDLDSGLMHMDQPALDVFDLRADEYDNSPVTLATRVPPGEGMRLDAMVAQALKSGRSNYGAYFRIVRRDGSLRWTHTQGFVRRDATGRPRRIIGIVRDATQELADSTARRELDEERRRRTSLVESTTAALAHARTVKDVTDVLKDSQGLALLGATSLVMGLLEAGRIHLVADGPEGSFVPGTRYTRTDEPYPMSEVVRTLTPRFIESAKDFATSYPILWPHISHLGITSAAYLPLIAQARPIGALGLLYSDKDGFTLDERNLLVALGSSIAQSLQRAMLYEQEHDLAEGLQQAMLPRRIPEVQGAQIAVRYRPARMGRDIGGDWYDIIPLPGGRVGAVIGDVQGHDIRAAAVMGQLRIVLRAYAAEGHSPATVVARASVFLHELDTDRFATCTYAEADLTTGVVQVVRAGHVDPLVRDADGSCRKVPVDGGLPLGLSAEFGRLEYPVSTVELDPGQTMVLFTDGLVELPGADLDEGMQLLADMVRNGPQDLQQLADRLCRSADQRGGEDDVAVLLLRRKAAHAPQPGGRLQQQVAHNDPEALSSARHMIRAAVRAWGAKDRADEVELAADELITNALMHTDGGAIVTIRVLTGSGRRLRVDVEDRSSALPRRRDAGESGVSGRGLLLVDRLADAWGVESRGTGKCVWCEFGIPPRD comes from the coding sequence ATGGATGATCGGGTAGCGGGTGCCCTGTCACTCCCGGACGACTGGCCCGCCCACCCGGACCTCAGTCTCGCCCTGAACCGTATGGGCAGCTTCGACTGGGACCTCGACAGCGGCCTCATGCACATGGACCAGCCCGCCCTCGACGTGTTCGACCTCCGGGCCGACGAGTACGACAACAGTCCGGTGACACTCGCGACACGAGTGCCGCCCGGCGAGGGCATGCGGCTGGACGCCATGGTCGCGCAGGCGCTCAAGAGCGGGCGGAGCAACTACGGGGCGTACTTCCGCATCGTGCGCCGCGACGGGAGCCTGCGCTGGACCCACACCCAGGGTTTCGTCCGGCGCGACGCGACCGGGCGGCCCCGCCGGATCATCGGCATCGTCCGGGACGCCACCCAGGAGCTGGCCGACTCCACCGCCCGCCGCGAGCTGGACGAGGAGCGTCGGCGTCGCACCAGCCTGGTGGAGAGCACCACGGCCGCGCTGGCCCACGCACGTACCGTCAAGGACGTCACGGACGTGCTCAAGGACTCCCAGGGGCTGGCGCTCCTGGGGGCGACGAGCCTGGTCATGGGGCTGCTGGAGGCCGGGCGCATCCATCTGGTGGCGGACGGTCCCGAGGGCTCCTTCGTGCCGGGCACCCGTTACACCCGGACGGACGAGCCGTACCCGATGAGTGAGGTCGTCCGCACGCTCACCCCCCGCTTCATCGAGTCCGCCAAGGACTTCGCCACCTCGTACCCGATCCTGTGGCCCCACATCAGCCACCTCGGCATCACCTCGGCGGCCTATCTGCCGCTGATCGCCCAGGCCCGCCCCATCGGCGCACTCGGGCTGCTCTACAGCGACAAGGACGGGTTCACCCTCGACGAACGCAATCTGCTGGTCGCCCTCGGCAGCTCCATCGCCCAGAGCCTGCAACGGGCCATGCTCTACGAGCAGGAGCACGACCTCGCCGAGGGGCTCCAGCAGGCCATGCTGCCGCGCCGGATTCCCGAGGTGCAGGGCGCGCAGATCGCCGTCCGCTACCGTCCGGCCCGGATGGGCCGGGACATCGGCGGCGACTGGTACGACATCATCCCGCTGCCCGGTGGCCGGGTGGGCGCCGTCATCGGTGACGTCCAGGGGCACGACATCCGTGCGGCCGCCGTCATGGGCCAGCTGCGCATCGTGCTGCGGGCCTACGCGGCCGAGGGCCACAGCCCCGCGACGGTGGTGGCCCGGGCCTCCGTCTTCCTGCACGAGCTCGACACCGACCGCTTCGCCACCTGCACCTATGCCGAGGCCGACCTGACCACCGGAGTCGTGCAGGTGGTCCGGGCCGGTCATGTGGACCCGCTGGTGCGCGACGCCGACGGGAGCTGTCGCAAGGTGCCCGTGGACGGCGGGCTGCCGTTGGGGCTCTCCGCCGAGTTCGGCCGGCTGGAGTACCCGGTCAGCACCGTCGAGCTGGATCCCGGCCAGACCATGGTGCTGTTCACCGACGGCCTGGTGGAACTGCCCGGCGCCGACCTCGACGAGGGGATGCAGCTGCTGGCCGACATGGTCAGGAACGGCCCGCAGGACCTCCAGCAACTGGCCGACCGGCTCTGCCGGTCGGCCGACCAGCGCGGTGGCGAGGACGACGTCGCGGTGCTGCTGCTGCGGCGCAAGGCCGCCCACGCCCCGCAGCCCGGCGGCCGGCTCCAGCAGCAGGTGGCGCACAACGACCCCGAGGCGCTGAGCTCGGCACGCCACATGATCCGGGCGGCGGTGCGGGCCTGGGGCGCGAAGGACCGGGCCGACGAGGTCGAACTGGCCGCCGACGAGCTGATCACCAACGCGCTGATGCACACCGACGGCGGAGCGATCGTCACCATCCGGGTGCTCACCGGCTCCGGGCGGCGGCTCCGGGTCGACGTCGAGGACCGGTCGAGCGCACTGCCGCGCCGCCGGGACGCCGGCGAATCGGGGGTGTCGGGCCGGGGGCTGCTGCTCGTGGACCGGCTGGCGGACGCCTGGGGTGTCGAGTCCCGGGGCACCGGCAAGTGCGTCTGGTGCGAGTTCGGCATTCCGCCGCGCGACTGA
- a CDS encoding Fpg/Nei family DNA glycosylase, translating into MPELPEVEALRVFLDDHLVGREIDRVLPLAVSVLKTYDPPLTALHGGTVTGVLRHGKFLDIAVGPLHLVTHLARAGWLRWRDGFPATPPRPGKGPLALRTVLTGGDGFDLTEAGTTKRLAVHLVHDPAAVPGVARLGPDPLAPSFDRATFAALLDGENRRIKGALRDQSLIAGIGNAYSDEILHVAKMSPFKLTAHLTDDEITRLHTALRTTLDDAVARSSGLAAGKLKAEKRSGMRVHGRTGQACPVCGDTVREVSFSDSSLQYCPTCQTGGKPLADRRLSRLLK; encoded by the coding sequence ATGCCCGAACTGCCGGAAGTCGAAGCCCTGCGGGTCTTCCTCGACGACCACCTGGTCGGCAGGGAGATCGACCGCGTACTGCCGCTCGCCGTCAGCGTCCTGAAGACCTACGACCCGCCGCTCACCGCCCTGCACGGCGGCACGGTCACCGGCGTCCTGCGGCACGGCAAGTTCCTGGACATCGCCGTCGGCCCGCTGCACCTGGTCACCCACCTCGCGCGGGCCGGCTGGCTCCGGTGGAGGGACGGCTTCCCCGCCACCCCGCCGCGCCCCGGCAAGGGACCCCTGGCCCTGCGCACCGTACTCACCGGCGGCGACGGCTTCGACCTCACCGAGGCGGGCACCACCAAACGCCTCGCCGTCCACCTCGTGCACGACCCTGCCGCGGTGCCCGGCGTGGCCCGCCTCGGGCCCGACCCGCTGGCCCCCTCCTTCGACCGTGCCACGTTCGCCGCACTGCTCGACGGGGAAAACCGCCGGATCAAGGGGGCGCTGCGCGACCAGTCGCTCATCGCCGGCATCGGCAACGCCTACAGCGACGAGATCCTGCACGTCGCGAAGATGTCGCCCTTCAAGCTCACCGCGCACCTCACCGACGACGAGATCACCCGGCTCCACACGGCCCTGCGCACCACCCTGGACGACGCCGTCGCCCGCTCCAGCGGACTCGCGGCGGGAAAGCTCAAGGCCGAGAAACGGAGCGGGATGCGGGTCCACGGACGTACCGGCCAGGCCTGCCCGGTCTGCGGGGACACCGTCCGCGAGGTCTCCTTCAGTGACTCCTCGCTCCAGTACTGCCCGACCTGCCAGACCGGCGGGAAACCACTGGCCGACCGCAGGCTCTCCAGACTGCTCAAGTAG
- a CDS encoding L-rhamnose mutarotase: protein MRIALHTKVRADRIAQYEAAHREVPAELTRAIRAAGATSWTIWRSGTELFHVIECDDYARLLAELEELPVNVAWQARMDELLDVAHDYSSDGAEAGLPVAWEL, encoded by the coding sequence ATGCGTATCGCCCTGCACACCAAGGTCCGCGCCGACCGCATAGCGCAGTACGAGGCCGCGCACCGCGAGGTCCCGGCCGAGCTGACCCGTGCGATCCGCGCGGCCGGTGCCACCTCCTGGACGATCTGGCGCAGCGGAACCGAGCTGTTCCACGTCATCGAGTGCGACGACTACGCCCGGCTCCTCGCCGAGCTGGAGGAGCTTCCCGTCAACGTCGCCTGGCAGGCCAGGATGGACGAACTCCTCGACGTCGCGCACGACTACTCCTCGGACGGCGCGGAAGCCGGACTCCCCGTCGCCTGGGAGCTGTGA
- a CDS encoding aldo/keto reductase gives MRRNRLASSGVEVTELSFGAAAIGNLFSAVEPAQAAAAVDAAWDEGIRYYDTAPHYGLGLSERRLGEALRGRPRDSYVLSTKVGRVLDPLPDSGPAPSEGLSEGFAVRSTHRRRWDFSAAGVRRSIEDSLERLGLDRIDIAYLHDPDDHAEAAFHEAYPELEKLRAQGVIGAIGAGMNQTGMLTRFVHDTDVDVVLCAGRYTLLDQSALTDLLPAAAARGRSVVVGGVFNSGLLADPRPGATYDYAAAPLNVLDRALRLKAVTEGHGVPLRAAALHYPLTHPAVAGVLVGTRSADEVRDAAALLREPVPDELWDELRDEGLLTENGH, from the coding sequence ATGCGGCGCAACAGGCTGGCAAGCAGCGGGGTCGAGGTCACCGAACTGTCCTTCGGGGCGGCCGCCATCGGCAATCTCTTCAGCGCCGTCGAACCGGCGCAGGCCGCGGCCGCCGTCGACGCGGCCTGGGACGAGGGCATCCGCTACTACGACACCGCCCCGCACTACGGACTGGGCCTCTCGGAGCGACGGCTCGGCGAGGCGCTGCGCGGCCGGCCCCGCGACTCGTACGTACTGTCCACCAAGGTCGGCCGGGTGCTCGACCCGCTGCCCGACTCCGGCCCCGCACCCTCCGAAGGGCTCTCCGAGGGCTTCGCCGTGCGGTCCACCCACCGCCGCCGCTGGGACTTCAGCGCCGCCGGTGTCCGTCGCAGCATCGAGGACAGCCTGGAACGGCTCGGCCTCGACCGCATCGACATCGCCTATCTGCACGACCCGGACGACCACGCGGAAGCCGCCTTCCACGAGGCCTATCCGGAACTGGAGAAGCTGCGCGCGCAGGGCGTGATCGGCGCGATCGGGGCCGGCATGAACCAGACCGGGATGCTCACCCGCTTCGTCCACGACACCGACGTCGACGTGGTGCTCTGCGCCGGCCGCTACACCCTCCTCGACCAGTCCGCCCTGACCGATCTGCTGCCCGCCGCCGCGGCCCGCGGCCGCAGCGTCGTCGTCGGCGGGGTCTTCAACTCCGGCCTCCTCGCCGACCCGCGCCCCGGCGCCACGTACGACTACGCCGCCGCGCCCCTGAACGTCCTGGACCGGGCCCTGCGGCTGAAGGCCGTCACCGAGGGCCACGGCGTGCCGCTGCGCGCCGCCGCACTGCACTACCCGCTCACCCATCCGGCCGTCGCCGGTGTGCTCGTCGGAACCCGCTCCGCGGACGAGGTGCGCGACGCCGCCGCGCTGCTGCGCGAACCGGTCCCCGACGAACTCTGGGACGAACTGCGTGACGAGGGCCTGCTGACCGAGAACGGACACTGA
- a CDS encoding zf-HC2 domain-containing protein, which yields MTADPEEGPHMRQLLGAYVLDALPAPEALTVSRHLQTCDRCAADYVAVAEAAALLPLLSEEDLLE from the coding sequence ATGACCGCCGACCCCGAGGAGGGACCGCACATGAGGCAACTGCTCGGCGCCTACGTGCTGGACGCGCTCCCGGCCCCGGAGGCGCTGACGGTCTCCCGCCATCTGCAGACCTGCGACCGCTGCGCCGCCGACTACGTGGCGGTGGCGGAGGCCGCGGCGCTGCTGCCGCTGCTCAGCGAGGAGGACCTGCTGGAGTAG